A single window of Toxoplasma gondii ME49 chromosome Ib, whole genome shotgun sequence DNA harbors:
- the DRPB gene encoding dynamin-related protein DRPB (encoded by transcript TGME49_321620~Product name based on PMID:20444089;19217293.) yields MDGKREDVSARPPAVSAPGDGEKSMTNGVKVESQMYQQLRKLINVVDELRDVGLQQFIQLPRICVVGTQSAGKSSVLEAIVGLDFLPRGDGVVTRRPLELRLVHLSEAEHDLNEAYAVFENDKERKIRDFEQVRQEIDRLTDQVAGKNKGIIDSPIVLTIYATQCPDLSLIDLPGITRVPLKGSDQCEDIEMLTRQMALRYASDPRTIILAVIPANVDMSTSDALQMSRRVDPRGVRTIGVITKIDLMDRGTDAAKMLMGEEIPLRLGYTGVRNRSQADIREGKSVRECLEEEKTFFATHPTYRLLPPHLVGVHSLVDKLTKVLFRHIKNFLPEIKREISSKTRVVLDRLQELGEGVPMEPSERAQLLWTAITDYVEIFKNTIRGKYDKRLQMYFEHQKDITGGSQIRTIFNELLEEFNDRKVTEDISDYEIDVAIRLHEGDSLPGFPSPDTFEYLILPYLKRIQAPVIECLDRVSQTLELLSQKIANRVFGRFPALAEKVLELSQEILIRERDHTKVILQQIVDAETGYLFTNDAKYLSEHGSMISQESPDVAQGAFPQQGQGQVQLYGADGRPVQLGPDGKPVPPPTHAERAQQMLSSMQQSVTTIWSQNSREKKKTVYSEQFIREIRRRLDSYFALVLRNVRDSVPKTIGFFLVRQLQEKLQFELYNQLNDETQFSALLGEPPHIMEERRALMSQLQTLKRASAVLQRDPTIAALNLDTVDENFDRDLRELQRDAGTRALPNLQSFSSFGSGEGRGQPIAGGMQRPDAHSAYLGGSQRANGVAASAAAPTTPGQNVSDPGSFSPATGGLVAAGSLPDKARALSSSGVFDSKGASASAAKHVFEKVKFQAANNPLFSD; encoded by the exons GACGAACTCCGAGATGTCGGTCTTCAGCAGTTTATCCAGTTGCCGAGAATCTGCGTCGTGGGGACACAGTCCGCAG GCAAAAGCTCCGTTTTGGAAGCCATCGTCGGCTTGGACTTCCTGCCTCGCGGCGATGGAGTGGTTACGCGACGCCCTCTCGAACTGCGCCTTGTTCATCTCTCTGAGG CGGAGCATGACTTGAATGAAGCCTACGCGGTCTTCGAAAATgacaaggagaggaagattCGCGACTTCGAACAAGTGCGCCAAGAAATCGACCGCCTGACAGACCAAGTGGCTG GCAAGAACAAGGGAATCATCGACAGTCCTATTGTCCTCACGATCTACGCGACCCAGTGCCCAGATCTGTCGCTGATCGATCTCCCGGGAATCACACGAGTTCCACTAAAGGGCTCTGACCAGTGTGAAGACATTGAGATGCTCACTCGACAAATGGCGCTGCG GTACGCGTCGGATCCCCGAACGATCATTCTCGCTGTTATTCCAGCGAATGTTG aCATGTCTACCTCGGACGCGCTTCAGATGTCTCGCCGCGTGGATCCTCGCGGAGTGAGGACGATTGGAGTCATCACGAAAATCGATTTGATGGACAGAGGAACAGATGCAGCGAAGATGCTCATGGGCGAAGAAATTCCCCTGCGACTCGGATACACAG gagtACGGAACAGGTCGCAGGCAGACATCCGCGAGGGCAAGTCTGTGCGCGAGTgcctggaagaagagaagacttTTTTCGCGACGCATCCGACTTACAGGTTGCTGCCACCGCACCTTGTGGGTGTGCACTCTCTCGTGGACAAGTTGACCAAGGTTCTGTTCCGGCACATCAAGAACTTTCTGCCGGAAATCAAACGCGAAATTTCCAGCAAAACTCGCGTCGTCCTCGACCGACTGCAGGAACTCGGCGAG GGAGTGCCGATGGAACCGTCTGAGCGAGCCCAGCTGCTGTGGACGGCAATTACAGACTACGTCGAAATTTTTAAGAACACAATCCGAGGCAAATACGACAAACGCCTTCAGATGTACTTCGAACAT CAGAAGGACATCACTGGAGGCAGTCAGATTCGCACGATTTTCAATGAGCTTCTCGAGGAGTTCAACGACAGGAAAGTGACAGAGGACATCAGCGACTACGAAATCGACGTAGCCATTCGCCTGCATGAAGGAGACTCCCTTCCcggatttccttctcctgaCACTTTCGAGTATTTGATTCTTCCGTATTTGAAGCGCATTCAGGCTCCCGTGATTGAATGTCTTG ATCGCGTATCGCAGACCTTGGAGCTCTTGAGTCAGAAGATCGCGAACCGGGTGTTCGGGCGGTTCCCTGCGTTGGCGGAAAAGGTTCTCGAGCTGTCACAGGAGATTTTGATTCGCGAGCGGGATCACACGAAGGTGATTCTGCAGCAGATCGTGGACGCGGAGACCGGCTACTTGTTCACCAATGACGCCAAGTACCTCTCTGAGCATGGCAGCATGATCAGCCAAGAGTCTCCAGACGTCGCGCAGGGTGCGTTTCCGCAGCAGGGACAGGGACAGGTTCAGCTCTACGGCGCCGACGGACGCCCTGTGCAGCTCGGCCCAGACGGGAAGCCAGTGCCCCcgccgacgcatgcagagcgcgCGCAGCAAATGCTCTCCAGCATGCAGCAGAGCGTCACCACCATTTGGTCTCAGAactccagagaaaagaagaaaactgtCTACAGCG AGCAATTCATTCGCGAAAtccgccgccgcctcgaTTCCTActtcgctctcgttctccgCAACGTCCGGGACTCC gtACCGAAGACGATCGGCTTCTTCCTGGTGCGCCAGCTGCAAGAGAAACTCCAGTTTGAACTGTACAATCAGCTGAACGACGAGACTCagttctctgctcttttgGGCGAG cCGCCTCACATCATGGAGGAGCGTCGGGCGCTGATGTCTCAGCTGCAGACCTTGAAGCGCGCGTCCGCAGTGCTCCAGCGCGATCCGACGATTGCGGCACTGAACTTGGACACTGTAGACGAGAACTTCGACCGAGACTTgcgagagctgcagagagacgcaggcacGAGGGCGCTGCCGAATCTCCAGtctttctcgagtttcggaagtggagaaggtcGAGGGCAGCCGATCGCGGGCGGCATGCAGAGACCAGACGCGCACAGCGCCTACCTGGGAGGTTCGCAAAGAGCCAACGGGGTCGCAGCCTCCGCAG CGGCTCCGACAACTCCGGGGCAGAACGTGAGTGACCCTGGAAGCTTCTCGCCGGCGACGGGCGGCTTGGTGGCAGCAGGATCCCTTCCGGACAAGGCTCGCgcgctttcgtcttcaggCGTTTTTG attCAAAAGGTGCCTCGGCGTCTGCAGCCAAGCATGTCTTTGAGAAAGTCAAATTCCAG GCCGCGAACAATCCGCTGTTCAGCGACTAA
- a CDS encoding hypothetical protein (encoded by transcript TGME49_321610) has product MEEDFDLEDVFNDEGKELHAKQRPEARISPSSKLSRDTPGWVASLSRCGEKSIFSDATRTACVPPASPGVPSCFAGKTYFQAGSASEGCPPLSSPRPSQETCFSSSLPRQCHQSLPTSASQGGDKPHRIWPSAFLSSKQNPHGAESRGVRTPEGPAEARLQVPQRTWGKLSALKSESGAGNPAPVEPRAWGDSLSLSLGKPAEVSKAPDNQKDRADSRRPPPRLPAGRPGGGRLWADLGKGSFLCSGASQEGTFKFQPSRDSGHPNAFEAEPPTSPEKSTYAVAQEVPLASRPRDLGCTYTASLVPNAARGPSRRESLGTETQPAGVSSQSQTAHFCPSRNVARKSSQWLAASGGRIPQDDASEHALGQTRSASGAGFASSPFQSFAERFPSQRRETLAKTTNVDAPPVPRARLRGCGLQVKPELRGVCTPRQVTQESRGHQAEDRGRGQRIERETIGSDLSNAENRGGGFCKTTRTPKLAGPAGVLLRRRQQADPAKRMKTESSRSPVASGTPRSAQGRSPQPSPDREDVECVDSEEDSELDGQNLGRNVAWIKALFFASLPLDDFHLGLTPFPSEAADLSCSFMYRDNISSILNRVAPAAYKVPQLIVSIKTSVARSRSAEATEEKVEEALLQVTDPTGEMPAAVHSRAVSLHGANFVSGAALLLRDVTVFLSNCRLPCLAIVHANILQIFPPEDWTASFQAAFSVERNKEALLTRVSDAGSKKFPRCVGPRKTAKKPN; this is encoded by the exons ATGGAGGAGGACTTTGATTTGGAAGACGTCTTCAATGACGAGGGCAaggagctgcatgcgaagcAAAGGCCCGAGGCTCGCATTTCGCCCTCTTCAAAGCTCTCGCGAGACACTCCAGGCTGggttgcttctctctcgcgctgtGGAGAGAAATCGATTTTCTCGGATGCCAcgcgaactgcatgcgtcccgCCTGCTTCCCCCGGCGTACCTTCCTGTTTTGCCGGGAAGACGTATTTTCAAGCAGGCTCTGCTTCAGAGGGCTGTCccccgctctcttctcctcgccccAGTCAAGAAacttgcttctcttcgtccctgCCTCGACAGTGTCACCAGTCTCTTCCAACCTCTGCTTCTcagggaggagacaagccGCACCGCATCTGgccctctgcgtttctgtcgagCAAACAGAACCCGCATGGAGCAGAGTCgcgcggtgtacgtacacccgagggCCCGGCTGAGGCGCGTTTGCAGGTGCCTCAACGGACATGGGGCAAATTGTCGGCTTTGAAGTCCGAGAGTGGAGCAGGAAACCCGGCACCGGTTGAACCGCGAGCTTGGGGAGactcgctctcgctctctttggGGAAGCCTGCGGAAGTCTCGAAGGCGCCAGATAATCAAAAAGACCGCGCAGACAGTCGAAGGCCACCGCCTCGACTGCCTGCTGGTAGGCCGGGCGGAGGGAGGCTGTGGGCGGATCTGGGGAAGGGGAGCTTTCTGTGTTCTGGAGCTTCGCAAGAAGGAACCTTCAAATTCCAGCCATCTCGCGATTCTGGCCATCCGAACGCATTCGAGGCGGAACCGCCAACGTCTCCTGAGAAATCCACCTACGCAGTCGCCCAGGAGGTCCCCCTTGCCTCAAGGCCTCGCGacctcgggtgtacgtacaccgcgtCTTTGGTCCCGAACGCGGCAAGAGGCCCTTCTCGTCGGGAGTCTCTCGGAACCGAAACGCAGCCggcgggtgtctcctctcagtCGCAGACTGCGCACTTCTGCCCCAGCCGCAACGTTGCTCGAAAGAGCAGTCAGTGGCTTGCCGCGTCCGGTGGACGGATCCCTCAGGACGACGCTTCAGAGCATGCTTTAGGGCAAACACGGTCGGCCTCTGGCGCAGGTTTTGCGAGCTCTCCGTTCCAGTCATTCGCAGAAAGATTCCCCAGCCAACGCCGCGAGACTCTTGCAAAAACAACGAACGTGGACGCTCCTCCCGTTCCGCGCGCGCGCCTGCGGGGCTGTGGCCTCCAAGTCAAGCCGGAGCTCCGGGGTGTATGTACTCCCCGGCAGGTGACCCAGGAGAGTCGCGGGCACCaggcagaagacagaggacggGGACAACGCATCGAAAGAGAAACCATTGGAAGCGATTTGTCGAACGCAGAGAATAGAGGTGGAGGTTTCTGTAAAACAACACGAACGCCGAAACTCGCAGGTCCTGCCGGCGTCCTCCTCCGACGCCGACAGCAAGCCGACCCAGCGAAACGGATGAAGAC agagagtTCTCGTTCTCCGGTCGCGAGCGGGACGCCGCGCAGCGCACAAGGACGCAGCCCGCAACCTTCTCCGGATCGAGAGGACGTGGAGTGTGtagacagcgaagaagactcaGAGCTCGACGGACAGAACCTCGGTCGGAATGTCGCCTGGATCAaggctctcttcttcgcgtccttGCCTCTTGACG ATTTCCACCTGGGACTAACGCCCTTTCCATCGGAAGCCGCAGACCTCAG ctgctccttCATGTACAGAGACAACATTTCTTCCATTCTCAACCGCGTCGCCCCCGCGGCGTATAAG GTCCCTCAGCTGATCGTGTCCATCAAAACTTCTGTCGCACGCTCTCGAAGCGCCGAAGCAACCGAGGAGAAAGTCGAAGAAGCTTTGCTGCAAGTGACA GACCCCACAGGCGAGATGCCCGCGGCAGTTCACAGCCGGGCCGTCAGCCTGCACGGCGCGAATTTCGTCTCTGGCGCTGCCCTCCTTCTTCGAGAT GTCacagtttttctctcgaactGCCGGCTGCCATGTCTCGCAATCGTGCATGCTAACATTCTACAG ATCTTTCCGCCTGAAGATTGGACAGCTTCTTTCCAAGCGGCCTTCAGTGTCGAGCGCAACAAGGAGGCCCTGCTG ACACGTGTCTCTGACGCCGGTTCAAAAAAGTTTCCGAGGTGCGTGGGACCAAGAAAAACAGCAAAAAAGCCTAATTAG
- a CDS encoding hypothetical protein (encoded by transcript TGME49_321600), which produces MAADAVDTSQSAAALPVGEPGSLVAFSKNRFSERQSSLTTDGSGAEKASQSDFLPSEESTVDLLGCSRCASLTSENDSFLCKNEETCAYQSREDASQRGETPKRSFRPLSTNEEGEISPSSPAAETEPSTSAPQCPDASVPHLPSEASSTSLNTLQTHAMTADECTTVKGAQATENIELFSERGGRLSSARRSSSQRPRANWLTETLKIQDGTGSSFRAASLDGKSAPRNTEAESDRPRGRWIGDLPESVTPTNFQGSDLTNAPREVPRKHTFARSAQVEDFQKQLVDGKQQLVKAELEVATVEDSAQKGEAETNNSAFSQKKCEASSKEKDANCMREEIHRLKNELRIANSTADFLQKALRDRSTREIEMKNHIVALTAVNKDLQKQAKALTRMLSRVKGRTSRAQSGGVATESESEEKGSSGDRNPPRELPPTSSTDPSEAESVRESQRPGYSLLSLTESEGDNQAAPAQTLRITSAESAAFSFRGASDRSKKVQFDVCPVFGDPHYSPIRTCPVDTALAQFVNQRTNKIIFTRVRPGLYIYGRMPVRVQLGTDPETQTRRLEVVARGRRYTIANFINMFEDSEFAVIDLAHKKTGGSLPLELSSLPGSQPLAYASTGPGAETRHTSPGSELSGGCTPEKPGFPELAGFSESHPLYAFRGFDEEFYRRSPSLSTASSLLALRSEAEARQFSRLDGCGRGHSRLHQRCRHPLSPGGEKDAAANGVCSKEGVDSREAPTEWQAPRSVSSRKSRATQGNRVGLGTSSFEPESGASASLDTSASRLGGESESGGFARCPQTLGGSPRPRRVAVSATTVSETSREGGRVRRGKRQAAEGSKTSFTSEGRLHGRPARPGNARAKKGPASQSVGRKAPRASAGVRTVKPRTLASGGRQSAPNKSSDADRMSPASVLPGSGTLGSDCGGNVAKNAQSVCRASVLKKKGARNVPQVLEVHWGTLGLSPAIGKAEERSATGGVKHLRILSPETSPVALHKSSSRQKSLLSHAVTEEAYSEVTALPSPHASEPTPAGARGSAQVKGTKHLQTSPLSCEPADQRSFTLNDTDSASHSDLVRLRSAAFPVVQPPAESTSEPSNKFPFSSPVRDTAKRRTLSQEKPPFFSTSSSSPDPPLDAFPHTENVPHAPRSADAVQLSRRRMQSTLWPVPSSAARISSTTFLDFRDSGKM; this is translated from the exons ATGGCGGCCGACGCCGTGGACACGTCGCAGTCTGCGGCGGCTCTGCCAGTCGGCGAACCTGGAAGTCTTGTCGCTTTTTCTAAAAACCGATTTTCTGAGAGGCAGTCCTCTCTCACGACGGACGGCAGCGGCGCTGAAAAAGCCTCGCAAAGTGACTTTCTTCCGAGCGAGGAGTCCACAGTGGATCTTCTAGGCTGCTCTCGCTGCGCGTCGCTTACCTCTGAAAAcgattcgtttctctgcaaaaacgaggaaacatGCGCTTACcaatcgagagaagacgcatcTCAGCGGGGGGAGACTCCCAAACGCTCGTTTCGGCCACTTTCGACtaacgaagagggagaaattTCTCCAAGCTCACCCGCCGCCGAGACAGAGCCTTCAACTTCCGCGCCGCAATGCCCCGACGCATCTGTTCCTCATTTACCGTCAGAAGCGTCCTCAACATCTCTCAACACACTCCAGACGCATGCTATGACTGCAGACGAGTGTACGACCGTGAAGGGCGCACAGGCTACTGAGAACATCGAACTTTTTAGTGAACGGGGAGGGCGCCTCTCGTCGGCGCGGCGCTCCAGCTCGCAAAGGCCACGAGCTAACTGGTTAACTGAAACTCTAAAAATTCAGGATGGAACGGGGAGTTCTTTCCGCGCTGCGAGTCTCGACGGAAAGTCGGCTCCAAGGAACACAGAGGCTGAAAGCGACAGGCCTCGTGGTCGGTGGATCGGGGACTTGCCGGAGTCCGTAACACCGACAAATTTCCAGGGCAGCGACCTAACCAATGCGCCCAGAGAAGTTCCGAGAAAACATACTTTCGCGCGAAGTGCTCAAGTGGAAGACTTTCAGAAACAA ctggtTGACGGAAAACAGCAGCTCGTGAAGGCCGAGCTGGAAGTGGCGACTGTCGAGGACTCTGCGCAGAAGGGCGAGGCAGAAACAAACAACTCCGCATTTTCTCAGAAGAAATGCGAGGCATCgtcaaaagaaaaagacgcaaactgcatgcgcgaagaAATTCACCGACTGAAGAACGAACTGCGGATTGCAAACAGCACTGCTGAT TTTCTTCAAAAAGCTCTGCGAGATCGCAGCACCCGGGAGATAGAAATGAAGAACCACATCGTGGCGTTGACTGCCGtgaacaaagaccttcagAAACAG gCAAAAGCACTGACTCGCATGCTTTCCCGAGTCAAGGGGAGAACTTCCAGAGCGCAGTCAGGTGGAGTAGCAACTGAGTCGGAgtctgaagagaaaggcagcagcggcgacaGAAACCCGCCCCGTGAACTACCGCCGACCTCTAG CACCGACCCCTCTGAGGCGGAGTCCGTTCGCGAGTCGCAGCGTCCAGGATactcccttctgtctctgacCGAGAGTGAGGGCGACAATCAGGCGGCTCCAGCACAGACGCTGCGAATAACAAGCGCGGAAAGTGCAGCTTTCTCGTTTCGCGGCGCTTCAGATCGCTCGAAGAAAGTTCAGTTCGACGTGTGCCCGGTCTTCGGCGACCCCCACTATTCCCCTATCCGGACATGTCCGGTGGATACGGCTCTGGCGCAGTTCGTCAATCAACG GACAAATAAAATCATTTTTACGCGTGTGCGACCGGGGCTGTACATCTACGGACGCATGCCCGTTCGCGTTCAGCTCGGCACCGACCCCGAAACTCAGACCAGGCGCCTGGAGGTGGTGGCGCGAGGCCGGCGATACACCATTGCGAATTTCATCAACATGTTCGAG GACTCCGAATTCGCGGTCATCGACCTCGCGCACAAAAAAACGGGAGGATCCCTGCCTTTGGAACTCTCCAGTTTGCCCGGCTCGCAGCCACTCGCGTATGCCTCGACGGGTCCCGGCGCGGAAACTCGGCACACAAGTCCCGGGTCGGAGCTCTCAGGTGGGTGTACACCGGAGAAGCCTGGGTTTCCGGAACTTGCAGGATTCTCCGAGAGCCATCCACTGTACGCGTTTCGCGGCTTTGACGAAGAGTTTTACCGGCGTTCTCCGTCCCTGTCAACGGCCTCGTCGCTGCTCGCGCTCAGGAGTGAGGCAGAAGCTCGACAGTTTTCTCGGCTTGACGGCTGCGGGCGGGGACACAGTCGTCTCCATCAGAGATGCCGGCACCCCCTGTCTCcgggcggcgagaaggacgctGCAGCGAACGGTGTTTGCTCGAAAGAGGGCGTAgactcgagagaggcgccgacgGAGTGGCAGGCCCCGCGAAGCGTTTCGAGTCGGAAGAGCAGAGCGACACAGGGAAACAGAGTTGGACTCGGAACTTCTTCCTTCGAGCCCGAGTCTGGCGCCTCTGCGAGTTTAGACACATCCGCTTCGCGACTTGGTGGCGAATCGGAAAGCGGCGGCTTTGCACGTTGCCCTCAAACTCTCGGGGGTTCTCCGCGCCCTCGGAGAGTCGCGGTTTCTGCGACGACGGTGAGCGAAACTTCGAGAGAAGGTGGGCGAGTCCGGCGGGGCAAGCGCCAGGCCGCTGAGGGTTCGAAGACGAGTTTCACCTCTGAAGGGCGGCTTCACGGTCGACCCGCGAGGCCTGGGAATGCGCGGGCCAAGAAAGGCCCTGCAAGTCAAAGCGTGGGACGAAAAGCCCCGCGAGCGTCGGCCGGAGTTCGCACTGTGAAACCTAGGACTCTGGCCTCGGGAGGCCGGCAATCGGCGCCAAACAAAAGTTCCGACGCAGACCGCATGTCGCCGGCTTCTGTCCTTCCTGGAAGTGGAACTCTGGGCTCAGACTGTGGGGGAAATGTTGCGAAAAACGCACAGAGTGTCTGCAGGGCTTCGGTCTTGAAGAAAAAGGGGGCACGGAACGTCCCGCAGGTGCTTGAAGTTCACTGGGGAACTCTCGGGCTCTCCCCTGCAATCGGGAAGgccgaggaaagaagcgccACAGGTGGAGTCAAGCATTTGCGGATTCTGTCTCCGGAAACGTCGCCTGTGGCTCTGCACAAGTCGAGCAGTCGACAGAAATCTTTGctttcgcatgcagtgacGGAGGAGGCGTATTCAGAGGTCACGGCTTTGCCGAGTCCACACGCCTCAGAGCCGACTCCCGCCGGAGCTCGCGGTTCTGCCCAAGTAAAAGGTACAAAACATCTCCAGACGTCCCCCCTGTCTTGTGAACCAGCGGATCAGCGTAGTTTCACCCTAAACGACACGGACTCAGCATCGCACAGCGATCTCGTGCGGCTGAGAAGCGCTGCCTTTCCAGTTGTGCAACCTCCAGCGGAAAGTACTTCCGAACCCTCGAATAAGTTCCCTTTTTCGTCCCCAGTCCGAGACACAGCTAAGCGTCGGACCCTTTCTCAGGAAAAGCCCCCGTTTTTTTCGACTTCGTCCAGCTCTCCAGATCCACCTTTAGACGCTTTTCCGCACACTGAAAATGTACCACACGCCCCCCGCAGTGCAGACGCCGTCCAGCTATCTCGTAGGAGGATGCAGAGCACGTTGTGGCCGGTGCCGAGCAGCGCCGCGAGGATTTCTTCAACGACCTTTCTTGACTTTCGAGATTCGGGGAAAATGTAA
- a CDS encoding hypothetical protein (encoded by transcript TGME49_321590~Predicted trans-membrane domain (TMHMM2.0):32-50:54-77:83-106:236-259:271-294:321-344) — translation MAEPEASCGFAAPKEDEDEQEPFCTGKCTAEALIVFFVYTLVVFGCTLLTKFGTGSLVVTATIPVAVLFFFVFYVFGRQIPSKQIAYVALSTLALAVPLSLVLPVVRSGWMMVIRLLDFATYRPDKPWFVRPGYPLWSFVDTFLLEATIQELIKYAVIYKAFSKKLIQRPGDVIVYSAVASCVIATADVGMQALKVVSSLRNMPTVVLISGPVTGRGPSPHGLPDHQAGILWSFTLYYAGFIVPMQVGTGFILACTLAGRELLHRRKSFLQIIRWPILLHGAPVFASQILRHISHNEAHRVLHGADPATLTSAELSRLGSLTALLQFTVCALMALGVCITFILSRLLYLRLVRTLGTHSLPTTALPAKTGFLFSWQDVFEAENCST, via the exons ATGGCGGAGCCGGAGGCCAGCTGCGGCTTTGCGGCACCGAAAGAGGATGAAGACGAGCAAGAGCCGTTCTGCACAGGAAAATGCACAGCCGAAGCGCTtatcgttttcttcgtttaCACGTTGGTTGTCTTCGGCTGTACGCTTCTGACTAAATTCGGCACCGGGAGCCTCGTCGTTACCGCCACAATCCCTGTGgccgtccttttcttctttgttttctaT GTTTTCGGTCGTCAGATACCTTCGAAACAG ATCGCCTACGTGGCACTCTCGACACTGGCCCTTGCAGTTCCACTCTCGTTGGTGCTGCCGGTGGTGAGGTCGGGATGGATGATGGTCATCCGCCTGCTGGACTTTGCCACGTATCGCCCAGATAAACCCTGGTTTGTGAGGCCAGGCTACCCTCTGTGGAGCTTCGTCGACACTTTCCTGTTGGAGGCAACCATACAAGAGCTGATCAAGTACGCGGTGATCTACAAGGCGTTCTCAAAGAAGCTAATTCAACGACCGGGCGATGTAATCGTGTACAGCGCCGTCGCCTCTTGCGTGATTGCTACG GCTGACGTCGGCATGCAAGCACTGAAAGTTGTGTCGTCGCTAAGGAACATGCCTACCGTTGTCCTGATCTCAGGACCGGTCACGGGGAGAGGACCCAGTCCACATGGATTGCCAGACCACCAAGCCGGTATCCTGTGGTCCTTCACGTTGTACTACGCTGGGTTCATTGTTCCAATGCAAGTGGGCACCGGGTTCATCCTTGCGTGCACCCTGGCTGGCAGAGAGCTTCTTCACCGAAGAAAATCTTTTCTTCAG ATCATCCGGTGGCCAATTCTGCTACACGGGGCTCCAGTCTTCGCAAGCCAGATCCTCAGAC ACATTTCCCATAACGAAGCACACCGCGTTCTTCATGGCGCAGATCCAGCGACTCTGACTTCTGCGGAGCTTTCGAGGCTGGGTTCATTGACGGCCCTTTTGCAGTTCACTGTTTGTGCCTTGATGGCGTTGGGCGTCTGTATCACGTTTATTCTGTCCAG GCTACTATATCTGAGGTTGGTGAGAACCCTTGGGACTCACTCGCTTCCGACAACCGCTCTGCCGGCAAAGACAGGCTTCCTCTTTTCGTGGCAAGATGTGTtcgaagcagaaaactgTTCCACGTGA
- a CDS encoding membrane protein, putative (encoded by transcript TGME49_321580~Signal peptide predicted by SignalP 2.0 HMM (probability 0.998) with cleavage site probability 0.439 at residue 23), with the protein MRGLGLVFALAPLAPIAVLLARADSSKPFPVRFISDVERRLKDQYGVAAELSYFRGMLKHFYELPDNLAPEDEKAVETTLKEHIGSDFYDQYKFIQTTSAADEDTVKVKNFIRMLKQQFHKLRQIEDVYVKPNWSHFQEISAASKAMPIQTGDVPCNSDASCKRLEHLVNTCNYARKGAMVASGMFNVVTHVLNTVMSVLCGCLFVGPVHLCVLKNFPYTCKLPYPVYSSLFMATSQVWEAVKATTSVCRVYGDPGFSSLVS; encoded by the exons ATGAGGGGGCTTGGACTGGTGTTCGCTCTGGCCCCTTTGGCTCCAATCGCCGTGTTGTTGGCAAGGGCAGATTCTTCGAAGCCGTTTCCAGTTCGTT TCATCAGCGATGTGGAACGTCGACTAAAAGACCAGTACGGAG TAGCTGCGGAGCTTTCCTACTTCAG GGGAATGCTGAAGCACTTTTATGAACT GCCGGACAATTTAGCACCAGAAGATGAAAAAGCCGTCGAG ACGACGCTGAAAGAGCACATCGGCTCCGACTTCTACGATCAATACAAGTTTATCCAAACGACG AGTGCTGCTGATGAGGATACCGTCAAAGTTAAAAATTTCATTAGGATGTTGAAACAGCAGTTTCATAAG CTCAGACAAATCGAAGATGTCTATGTAAAGCCGAACTGGAGCCACTTTCAAGAAATATCAGCGGCGTCGAAAGCTATGCCG ATCCAGACCGGGG ATGTGCCGTGTAACAGCGACGCGTCGTGCAAGAGACTGGAG CACCTTGTCAACACCTGCAACTACGCGAG GAAAGGAGCAATGGTAGCTAGTGGCATGTTCAACGTTGTCACGCACGTTTTGAATACAGTGATGTCTGTTCTATGCGGCTGTCTGTTTGTGGGACCGGTGCACCTATGTGTGCTCAAAAACTTCCCG TACACTTGCAAACTGCCGTACCCGGTCTACTCTTCGCTCTTCATGGCGACATCTCAAG TCTGGGAGGCAGTGAAGGCGACCACGTCTGTCTGTCG GGTTTACGGAGACCCCGGATTCAGCAGCCTCGTGTCCTAG